In Thermoanaerobaculia bacterium, the genomic stretch AATAAGGATCATGCCGCATGAACCCTTTTTACACACCTATTGACATGACCTCTCCAGATCGCCTTCCTGTTGTGTAAGGATGAGACCCACGCACTGATTTCTTCACTCCTCGCCAGCATGTACCCTGTCTTCCTTTACCAGATCACGGACATACGGACAGAACCGCTCTTCATGTTCCTTGTCACAGCAACGCTGTACTTCTTCCTGAGAGGACTGCAATCTGCCAGCATCGCACATCCCCTTCTCGCAGGAGTCAGTGTCAGCCTCGCATCTCTGACAAGACCCGTGGCCCTCATTCTCATACCTTTCCTTGCAATCTGTTACATGATTCGACCCGGAATAAGGGCAAAAAAAATGACAGCACTAATTTTTTGTTTTTTAATTGGAGTATTGATTACCCTCGCTCCCTGGACGATCAGAAATTACATCAAGTACGGAGAAGTCATCCTCGTTAACAACGCGGGGGGATACAATTTCTGGCGGGGCTCTTCAAAAGAGATGTACGAACTCACAACAATCAAAGATCAAGCCGCATTCAGCACAGCCTCCGAGCAGTTCGAGACTGACCACCAGCGCACAATTACACGGGAAGTCAACGAGAGCGCGGACTCTCCAATGGCCCGGAGCAGGGTATGGCGAAGAAGAGGGTTGGAAAACATCAAAGATCACCCGGAATTATATTTCAGGTACTCCCTGAAGAAGGCCGTCAATTACTGGAGGCTCTGGCTGAATCCACAGGAGTACGGAAAAACCAAGGCTCTCATGAGTGCCCTGATCTTTGTACCACTTTACGTCCTTGGGTTTATAGGCCTGCTTGGTTATCGAAAAACCAATCCCTGGATTTTCAGGTTTATCATATTCTACTTTCTTCTATTCTGGGTGGCACACATCCCCTTCCAGGTAGTTATCCGTTTCAGGATCCCTGTTACCGATCCAATATTATTGGTTTTTACTGGTAGAGCCGTGAGAGTTTTCTTTCAAAACCTTCGGTAAAGTATCTGTACCTTTCGGGCTAGTCGATCAGGGTGTCCCGGGACATGGTTTTAAAGAGATAGGCTCCCGAAAAGAGTGCGATGACACCCGATGCTGTCGCGGGTACGGGCTCCAGAAGCAGGGCTTTTCCGATGGCAAACATGAACGAATAGATAAACAGTACGGCAACGCCCCAGGCCTGGACATTTTTTGTCAGGCTTTCCCCCGAACGCACCTCGGGATTGGCGCGGGCTATCGGCCCCCAGAAACGCGGTGACGGCTTCACCTTTCGATAAAAGGCCGTCAATCGATTCGTTTCCGTCGGAGAGGTCAGAAAGGTGACCGTAATCCACACAACCGCTGATGCAGCGACATTCATGGCCAGACGCTCTCCGAAAGGCAGGTGCGTGTACTTCTGAATCAAAATGGAAAAGGTCAGAGAAGCTGCAATCGCGGAGATTTCCGACCAGGCATTAATTCTCCACCAGTACCATCGAAGAATCTTAACCATTCCAGCTCCGGCTCCCATTAGCGTAAGAAATTTCCATGCTTTCTCAATGCTCGTCATCTGGGAAGCCCCTACGGCGGCCAGAATGGCAATTCCCACCATTCCCAACCTCCCAATCATGACGTAATGGCGTTCCGTGGCATGGGGCTTGATAAATCGCTTGTAAACATCGTTGACCAGGTAGGATGACGCCCAATTCAGGTGCGTATCCACCGTCGACATAAATGCAGCAAGGAAGGATGCCAGGATCAATCCGCGCATTCCGGTAGGAAGGATGTCGATCATGAGTTTCGGGTAACCCAGACGGGGATTTTCCAAACCTGGATAAAGAACCAGGACAGCCAGGGCCGAGAGAATCCATGGCCAGGCACGAAGGCAGTAGTGGGCAATGTTGAACCAGAGTATGGCACGCATCGACTCTCTCGGGTCCTTCGTTGCAGACATCCGCTGAACCAGGATGCCTCCCCCGCTGTCGGAGTTGGAGGCACACCACCACTGGACAGAAAGATAGATCAGGAACGTTGTGAAAAGAGCTTTTCCCGGGGATGGAATGAAGTTGATGACCTCAGGGCCCGCAGCATGGATTGCGCCCTCTCGAAGAGCCTGGAGCCCTCCTACCTTTTTTACAGCCTGGACACAGAGAAGAACGCTGCCCCCCATGGCAATAAAGAACTGCAGAAAGTCCGTGGCAACAACACCCCATAATCCAGAAACGACGGAGTAGCCCAGGGCAATCACGATGCACAGGCCCAGGGCGGGGACGGGATCCCATCCAAATACCATCTGAACTACAGTGGCCATGGCCAGCATGACCCACCCCATGATGATGGAGTTGGCAATAATCGCGCCCAGAAACGCTTTAAAGCCCCGTAAAAACGCGGCAGCTTTGCCGGAATAGCGCAGTTCAAAGAATTCTACATCGGTGACGATCTCTGCGCGTCGCCAGAATTTTGAGAAGAGGAAGGTCACCATGAGGCCCTGAATTGCAAAGGACCACCAGTACCAGTTTCCTGCGATTCCATCCTTCACCACCATTTCCGTCACGGCAAGGGGAGTATCGGCGGCGAAGGACGTGGCCACCATGGATGTACCGGCGAGCCACCAGGGCAGCTGCCGGCCGGAAATAAAGAAATCGTTGATTCCTCCGGAAGCCCTGCGGGCAAAATAGAGTCCCAAGACAACCGTGACCGCTGTGTATCCGATGATGATGGCCCAGTCAATAAAGTGAAGCGTCGTCATGCAGATACCGTCCATTCCAACCTGATCCCGCCGGAGCCATCTCCGGATTCGCAGTGCAAGGTGTAGGGATCAATCACATTACCACCACCGACAGTGTCCAGGCCAAAAGCTGCAGGTTTGCACATATCCGGTCCATCATAGCATGGTGGAAACGCTTTCAGCTCCGGGGTAGAAATCCTCCAGGCCTGCCCCAGGCTCCTTCAAAGACAAGGCTGGAGAGGGGGTTTCTTATCCTGGGTGCCGTTTCTGCCTTCTGGAGAGAGTCGGAAAGGGTGGAAGGATCCCCCGGATAGCCCAAGGCAGCCATTGTCACCGGCTCGAATTCAGGAGGGACCGCCCACTCTGCCACCACGGCATCACGGCTGAACCCTCCCATAAAATGGACCATGAGACCCGAATCCGCCGCCTGGATGGCTAGATTTTCCAGGGCCATCCCCAGATCGTGACGAGCATGACGGTTCTCCTTTTCATTGTGGGAAAAGCGGGTTCTTGCGAGGGCCACCATCAGAATCGGGGCATGACTGGCCCAGACTCTATTGGCATCCATCAGGCAGTCTGCCATCCGGGTGAATGCTTCCGGATCCGTTTGACGGGCAAGGATAAATCGCCATGGCTGTTCATTAAATGAGGAGGGAGACCATCGGGCGGCTTCAAAGAGGGACAGGAGGATTTTGTCCTGGATGGGATCACGGGAAAAGGATCGGGGACTCCATCGCTTTCGGATTGCCGGAAGGAGGGAAATATCCGTTGGAGCTTCCCTGTTCATGAACGCCTCCTTGTATGGAAAGATTAGAGAGAAATCCTGCAGGAGATCCTATTTCAGATGCTTCATCAACTCCTCAGCCTCCATCCGAACGATATAGGCTCGATCCCATTCAAAATCAAGATCTCCCAGGATTCTCTTGCAGAGAATCTCCAGATGGTCTCTCTGTTCCTGAGTAAAGTATCCCCTGGCCGCCATTTTGGCAAGGCTTCGTACGGCTTTACTCCGAACCGGAGCTTCAAAATCTGATACGAGAGCAATCAATCCCTGGTACGCCTGCTCAAGCTGATCCCCGGAAAAGGAGCTTTTTGGGAAATGTTCAAAAAACTTCCCGATCGTGCGCGCCGCCGTATCGCGAATCTCCTGATGTTCTGCGGAGAAGGCCTCAATGACCTCGTCAAAGTAGCTGAGCACCTGGGAATCTTCCACCTTACTCAGAGCATAGAGCGCCATCGACCGGGCATAAGGGTCATCATGCCCCCTG encodes the following:
- a CDS encoding glycosyltransferase family 39 protein, producing the protein MCKDETHALISSLLASMYPVFLYQITDIRTEPLFMFLVTATLYFFLRGLQSASIAHPLLAGVSVSLASLTRPVALILIPFLAICYMIRPGIRAKKMTALIFCFLIGVLITLAPWTIRNYIKYGEVILVNNAGGYNFWRGSSKEMYELTTIKDQAAFSTASEQFETDHQRTITREVNESADSPMARSRVWRRRGLENIKDHPELYFRYSLKKAVNYWRLWLNPQEYGKTKALMSALIFVPLYVLGFIGLLGYRKTNPWIFRFIIFYFLLFWVAHIPFQVVIRFRIPVTDPILLVFTGRAVRVFFQNLR
- a CDS encoding Na+:solute symporter, with protein sequence MTTLHFIDWAIIIGYTAVTVVLGLYFARRASGGINDFFISGRQLPWWLAGTSMVATSFAADTPLAVTEMVVKDGIAGNWYWWSFAIQGLMVTFLFSKFWRRAEIVTDVEFFELRYSGKAAAFLRGFKAFLGAIIANSIIMGWVMLAMATVVQMVFGWDPVPALGLCIVIALGYSVVSGLWGVVATDFLQFFIAMGGSVLLCVQAVKKVGGLQALREGAIHAAGPEVINFIPSPGKALFTTFLIYLSVQWWCASNSDSGGGILVQRMSATKDPRESMRAILWFNIAHYCLRAWPWILSALAVLVLYPGLENPRLGYPKLMIDILPTGMRGLILASFLAAFMSTVDTHLNWASSYLVNDVYKRFIKPHATERHYVMIGRLGMVGIAILAAVGASQMTSIEKAWKFLTLMGAGAGMVKILRWYWWRINAWSEISAIAASLTFSILIQKYTHLPFGERLAMNVAASAVVWITVTFLTSPTETNRLTAFYRKVKPSPRFWGPIARANPEVRSGESLTKNVQAWGVAVLFIYSFMFAIGKALLLEPVPATASGVIALFSGAYLFKTMSRDTLID
- a CDS encoding nitroreductase family protein; the encoded protein is MNREAPTDISLLPAIRKRWSPRSFSRDPIQDKILLSLFEAARWSPSSFNEQPWRFILARQTDPEAFTRMADCLMDANRVWASHAPILMVALARTRFSHNEKENRHARHDLGMALENLAIQAADSGLMVHFMGGFSRDAVVAEWAVPPEFEPVTMAALGYPGDPSTLSDSLQKAETAPRIRNPLSSLVFEGAWGRPGGFLPRS
- a CDS encoding HEAT repeat domain-containing protein encodes the protein MGEVLKTVLTEIRSHDAPVILRGIDNAARLLSVGVRHEEKLLLMEAISSLYYVDLFDRPDLAPVVDRAVEVLSTIGDEAIPYLVEQLSYSDLKAAMNLARTLGKMGPDAYRHLMEFYRGHDDPYARSMALYALSKVEDSQVLSYFDEVIEAFSAEHQEIRDTAARTIGKFFEHFPKSSFSGDQLEQAYQGLIALVSDFEAPVRSKAVRSLAKMAARGYFTQEQRDHLEILCKRILGDLDFEWDRAYIVRMEAEELMKHLK